A genome region from Anolis carolinensis isolate JA03-04 chromosome 6, rAnoCar3.1.pri, whole genome shotgun sequence includes the following:
- the LOC100552144 gene encoding olfactory receptor 10A7, translating into MEGQNKSIGFVILGFSGNVEMQGMLFILFFIMYTMSLLGNALIFITIRLDSSLHTPMCYFIASLSLVDICYTSVTTPKMLANFLSKDKTISFIGCAAQLYFLLFLGTTECFLLAAMAYDRFLAICNPLRYSSIMSKQLCTWLVAGSWASGMTLSLGQTSFIFTLPFCEDNHINYFFCDIPPLLRLACGDTTINKITVFMAGLLITLFPFLLILGSYVHIITTILKITTSKGRQKAFSTCSSHLIVIILFYGSASTMYLRPPSSYSLETDKFLALLYSTITPTLNPIIYSLRSKEINDALRRRMTSKIFNFNI; encoded by the coding sequence ATGGAAGGCCAGAACAAAAGTATAGGATTTGTCATTTTAGGATTTTCTGGCAATGTAGAGATGCAAGGTatgcttttcattttatttttcattatgtaTACTATGTCCCTGCTGGGGAATGCCCTAATATTTATCACTATCAGACTTGATTCTTCTCTTCACACACCAATGTGCTATTTCATTGCCAGTCTCTCTTTAGTGGATATCTGCTACACATCTGTCACGACCCCAAAGATGTTGGCAAATTTTCTTTCAAAAGACAAGACCATCTCTTTCATTGGTTGTGCTGCCCAACTGTATTTCCTTCTCTTCCTGGGAACCACAGAATGCTTTCTTCTAGCTGCCATGGCATATGACCGCTTCTTGGCCATCTGCAACCCTCTGCGCTATTCGTCCATCATGAGTAAGCAGCTATGCACCTGGCTAGTGGCTGGATCATGGGCCAGTGGGATGACACTTTCATTGGGACAGACAAGCTTCATATTTACTCTGCCTTTCTGTGAGGACAACCACATAAACTATTTTTTCTGTGACATTCCCCCACTACTGAGGCTCGCTTGTGGAGATACAACTATCAATAAAATCACTGTTTTCATGGCGGGACTATTAATTACTCTGTTTCCATTTTTGCTGATTCTAGGTTCCTATGTACACATAATCACCACGATCCTGAAAATCACAACTTCAAAGGGTAGGCAGAAGGCTTTCTCCACCTGTTCCTCACACCTCATTGTCATCATTTTGTTTTATGGGTCTGCAAGTACGATGTACCTGAGACCCCCATCTAGCTACAGTCTTGAAACTGATAAATTTTTAGCTCTGCTTTATTCTACCATCACCCCAACACTCAATCCCATTATTTACAGTTTGAGAAGTAAGGAGATAAATGACGCTCTGAGAAGAAGGATGACTTCCAAAATCTTTAATTTCAATATCTGA